One segment of Belonocnema kinseyi isolate 2016_QV_RU_SX_M_011 chromosome 7, B_treatae_v1, whole genome shotgun sequence DNA contains the following:
- the LOC117176881 gene encoding metallophosphoesterase MPPED2 isoform X1, which yields MKLAVHPLSKNPTAAWEELSQQQKVVKINAKTPNTESPSDKLRVVCMSDTHSLTPFIKFDIPMGDIFIHAGDFTKCGSLHEVIEFNSWIGNLPHKHKIVIAGNHELSFDSTFTHPFSTQASGDRHKHTGTSILDNIPTLGISKDVLAEAIQTHNVKDYLTNCVYLEDAEVVLHGIKIYGTPWQPEFCKWAFNVPRGIQCLSKWERIPSDTDILVTHTPPVGHGDLCCSGVRAGCVELLTTVQNRVKPKYHVFGHIHEGYGISTDGKIIFINASTCDLNYLPSNPPIVFDITLPPGIQKT from the exons ATGAAGCTTGCGGTCCATCCGCTTTCAAAAAATCCCACTGCTGCATGGGAGGAATTatctcaacaacaaaaagtaGTTAAAATCAATGCAAAAACTCCAAACACTGAGTCACCAAGTGATAAG TTAAGAGTTGTGTGCATGAGTGACACTCATTCGCTCACACCATTCATAAAATTCGATATTCCCATGGGTGATATTTTCATCCACGCTGGAGATTTTACAAAATGTGGTAGTCTTCACGAAGTAATAGAATTCAATAGTTGGATTG ggAACTTACCCCATAAGCATAAAATAGTCATAGCTGGGAATCATGAATTAAGTTTTGATTCCACCTTTACACATCCGTTTTCTACTCAAGCTAGCGGTGATCGTCATAAGCACACTGGAACCAGTATTTTAGATAATATACCTACATTAGGAATATCGAAGGATGTACTCGCAGAAGCTATTCAAACGCATAATGTCAAGGATTATTTAACTAATTGCGTTTACCTCGAAGATGCCGAAGTGGTTCTGCATGGGATCAAAATATATGGAACAccatg GCAGCCAGAGTTTTGCAAATGGGCTTTTAATGTTCCCCGAGGAATACAATGTCTTTCCAAGTGGGAGAGGATTCCGTCAGACACTGATATTTTAGTAACACATACGCCTCCAGTCGGTCATGGGGACCTTTGTTGTAGTGGAGTGAGAGCTGGTTGTGTAGAATTATTAACAACGGTCCAAAATCGTGTCAAACCAAAGTACCATGTTTTTGGTCATATTCATGAAG GATACGGTATATCAACAGATgggaaaataatattcattaacgCCTCGACTTGTGATCTAAACTACTTGCCGAGCAATCCACCAATTGTTTTCGATATAACTTTACCTCCGGGAATTCAAAAGACGTAA
- the LOC117176881 gene encoding UPF0046 protein T07D4.2 isoform X2, with translation MKLAVHPLSKNPTAAWEELSQQQKVVKINAKTPNTESPSDKLRVVCMSDTHSLTPFIKFDIPMGDIFIHAGDFTKCGSLHEVIEFNSWIASGDRHKHTGTSILDNIPTLGISKDVLAEAIQTHNVKDYLTNCVYLEDAEVVLHGIKIYGTPWQPEFCKWAFNVPRGIQCLSKWERIPSDTDILVTHTPPVGHGDLCCSGVRAGCVELLTTVQNRVKPKYHVFGHIHEGYGISTDGKIIFINASTCDLNYLPSNPPIVFDITLPPGIQKT, from the exons ATGAAGCTTGCGGTCCATCCGCTTTCAAAAAATCCCACTGCTGCATGGGAGGAATTatctcaacaacaaaaagtaGTTAAAATCAATGCAAAAACTCCAAACACTGAGTCACCAAGTGATAAG TTAAGAGTTGTGTGCATGAGTGACACTCATTCGCTCACACCATTCATAAAATTCGATATTCCCATGGGTGATATTTTCATCCACGCTGGAGATTTTACAAAATGTGGTAGTCTTCACGAAGTAATAGAATTCAATAGTTGGATTG CTAGCGGTGATCGTCATAAGCACACTGGAACCAGTATTTTAGATAATATACCTACATTAGGAATATCGAAGGATGTACTCGCAGAAGCTATTCAAACGCATAATGTCAAGGATTATTTAACTAATTGCGTTTACCTCGAAGATGCCGAAGTGGTTCTGCATGGGATCAAAATATATGGAACAccatg GCAGCCAGAGTTTTGCAAATGGGCTTTTAATGTTCCCCGAGGAATACAATGTCTTTCCAAGTGGGAGAGGATTCCGTCAGACACTGATATTTTAGTAACACATACGCCTCCAGTCGGTCATGGGGACCTTTGTTGTAGTGGAGTGAGAGCTGGTTGTGTAGAATTATTAACAACGGTCCAAAATCGTGTCAAACCAAAGTACCATGTTTTTGGTCATATTCATGAAG GATACGGTATATCAACAGATgggaaaataatattcattaacgCCTCGACTTGTGATCTAAACTACTTGCCGAGCAATCCACCAATTGTTTTCGATATAACTTTACCTCCGGGAATTCAAAAGACGTAA